A window from Hemicordylus capensis ecotype Gifberg chromosome 2, rHemCap1.1.pri, whole genome shotgun sequence encodes these proteins:
- the BRD2 gene encoding bromodomain-containing protein 2 isoform X3 — MASVPALQLAQANPPPPEVSNPKKPGRVTNQLQYLHKVVMKALWKHQFAWPFRQPVDAVKLGLPDYHKIIKQPMDMGTIKRRLENNYYWSSAECMQDFNTMFTNCYIYNKPTDDIVLMAQTLEKIFLQKVAQMPQEEQEIVITVAKNSHKKGASRAAALLAAASAAAQQVPAISSVSHTQLFPTSTDIPTTVVNIPHPSVISTPLLKPLHSTAASQPVLAVPAPTQPVAKKKGVKRKADTTTPTPTAIIATSGGESSPSAALLEVKAAKIPARRESGRPIKPPRKDLPDSQQHQTSKRGKLSEQLKYCNGILKELVSKKHAAYAWPFYKPVDASALGLHDYHEIIKHPMDLSTIKRKMENRDYRDAQEFASDVRLMFSNCYKYNPPDHDVVAMARKLQPGLLMKSSTDESSSDDEDDEEGDEDESSSESSSDSEESSDSEEERANRLAELQEQLRAVHEQLAALSQGPVSKPKKKRDKKEKKKKKKLEKRKVKGGDEEPRAHQVQLKKSKKAAGGSGGSSKNSKKASVKALPPPAPMLYDSEEEEESKPMTYDEKRQLSLDINKLPGEKLGRVVHIIQSREPSLRDSNPEEIEIDFETLKPSTLRELERYVLSCLRKKPRKPYSETLKKPVGKTKEELALEKKRELEKRLQDVSGQLNSAKKPPKKANEKPESAQQVAVSRLSASSSSSDSSSSSSSSSSSDTSDSDSS; from the exons ATGGCTTCTGTCCCAGCTCTTCAGCTGGCCCAAGCCAACCCACCTCCTCCAGAGGTCTCCAACCCCAAGAAGCCAGGCAGGGTCACCAATCAGCTGCAGTACCTCCACAAAGTGGTGATGAAAGCCCTCTGGAAGCACCAGTTTGCCTGGCCCTTCCGTCAGCCTGTGGATGCTGTCAAGCTTGGTCTTCCG GACTACCACAAGATCATCAAACAGCCGATGGACATGGGCACCATCAAGCGAAGATTGGAAAACAACTACTACTGGAGCTCGGCTGAGTGCATGCAGGACTTCAACACCATGTTCACCAATTGCTACATCTACAATAAG CCCACTGATGACATTGTGCTGATGGCCCAAACCCTCGAGAAGATCTTCCTGCAGAAGGTGGCCCAGATGcctcaggaggagcaggagattGTGATCACTGTGGCCAAGAACAGCCACAAGAAGGGGGCCTCCCGGGCAGCAG CACTCCtcgcagcagccagtgcagctgcccAGCAAGTGCCGGCCATTTCTTCAGTGTCCCACACTCAGCTCTTCCCAACAAGCACAGACATCCCCACCACAGTCGTCAATATCCCTCACCCATCAGTGATCTCCACGCCTCTCCTCAAGCCGCTGCACTCCACTGCCGCCTCCCAGCCAGTACTTGCGGTGCCGGCCCCCACGCAGCCTGTAGCCAAG AAGAAGGGCGTCAAGCGGAAAGCAGACACTACGACCCCCACACCGACCGCCATCATTGCCACCAGTGGTGGAGAGTCTTCTCCCTCAGCCGCCCTGCTGGAAGTCAAGGCAGCCAAGATCCCCGCCCGGCGGGAGAGTGGGCGCCCCATCAAGCCGCCCCGCAAAGACCTGCCTGACTCGCAGCAGCACCAGACGTCCAAGAGGGGCAAGCTCTCTGAGCAACTCAAGTACTGCAACGGCATCCTCAAGGAGCTGGTGTCCAAGAAGCACGCTGCCTACGCCTGGCCCTTCTACAAGCCAGTCGATGCCTCCGCTCTGGGTCTCCATGACTACCATGAGATCATCAAGCATCCCATGGACCTCAGCACCATCAAG CGCAAGATGGAGAACCGGGATTACCGGGATGCACAGGAGTTTGCTTCCGATGTGCGGCTGATGTTCTCCAACTGTTACAAGTACAATCCCCCTGACCACGATGTGGTGGCCATGGCTCGTAAACTGCAG CCAGGGCTCCTGATGAAGTCCTCCACAGACGAGTCTTCCAGCGACGACGAGGACGATGAGGAGGGGGACGAAGACGAGAGCAGCAGCGAGAGCTCATCAGACAGCGAGGAAAGCTCAGACTCTGAAGAGGAGCGGGCCAACCGGCTAGCTGAGCTTCAGGAACAG CTGCGGGCCGTGCATGAGCAGCTTGCCGCACTTTCCCAGGGACCAGTCTCCAAGCCCAAGAAGAAACGCgacaagaaggagaagaagaagaaaaagaaattggagAAGCGCAAAGTCAAAGGGGGCGACGAGGAGCCCCGGGCTCACCAGGTCCAGCTCAAAAAGTCAAAGAAGGCagctggcggcagcggcggcagcagcaa GAACTCCAAGAAGGCCAGCGTGAAGGCCTTGCCTCCCCCAGCCCCCATGCTGTACgactcggaggaggaggaggagagcaagccCATGACCTACGACGAGAAGCGCCAGCTCAGCCTCGACATCAACAAGCTGCCGGGGGAGAAGTTGGGCCGCGTGGTACACATCATCCAGTCGCGGGAGCCCTCCCTACGCGACTCCAACCCGGAAGAGATTGAGATTGACTTTGAAACCCTCAAGCCCTCCACGTTGCGGGAGCTGGAGCGCTACGTGCTGTCATGCCTACGCAAAAAGCCTCGCAAGCCCTACAGTGAGA CCCTAAAGAAGCCGGTGGGCAAGACGAAGGAGGAGCTGGCCTTGGAGAAAAAGCGGGAGCTGGAGAAGCGCTTGCAGGATGTCAGTGGGCAGCTGAATTCAGCCAAGAagccccccaagaaag CCAACGAGAAGCCGGAATCTGCCCAGCAGGTGGCCGTCTCCCGCCTGAGCGCCAGTAGCTCCAGCTCCGACTCGAGcagctccagctcctcctcctcgtcctccgaCACAAGCGACTCCGACTCGAGCTAG